Proteins co-encoded in one Aspergillus flavus chromosome 2, complete sequence genomic window:
- a CDS encoding S-adenosyl-L-methionine-dependent methyltransferase, which yields MTDTEVVAEWYNQNAALEHNRLNACRLEFSVSLRVIDQCLGQLRQRRDQPLKILDLGGGTGRYAVELARKGHSVTLADISRSELELAKSFAAESGVTLDAIVEADARTIQVCPKEEDPRSVFTTSTYDLVLCQGPMYHLLEESERTDVLCACAFMLRAHGILAVAFVTQYAHLRDIAQRDPSRLATEFDDFYREYLASGRYTRNPFMASYHTNAEGIRGLIRKVDGLLRAHDSVGLALSRIVACEGFLGGGLAGKLGDVSPEVYEHWVDVVMQCAEDEALLGNADHLLAIAERR from the exons ATGACCGATACGGAAGTAGTCGCAGAATGGTACAATCAAAACGCGGCTCTTGAGCACAATCGACTGAATGCTTGCCGCCTTGAATTCTCAGTTTCGCTGAGAGTGATTGATCAGTGTCTGGGGCAGCTACGGCAGCGAAGGGATCAACCACTGAAGATTTTAGATCTAGGCGGCGGAACAGGCCGATACG CCGTCGAGCTGGCACGAAAGGGCCATTCAGTCACACTCGCCGATATCTCCAGATCGGAGCTTGAGCTAGCTAAATCCTTCGCCGCAGAATCTGGTGTAACTCTCGACGCCATCGTCGAAGCCGATGCACGAACCATTCAGGTATGTcccaaggaagaggatccACGAAGCGTCTTCACAACATCTACATATGATCTGGTCCTCTGTCAGGGTCCAATGTATCACCTTCTAGAAGAATCCGAACGTACAGACGTCCTCTGTGCTTGCGCTTTTATGCTTCGTGCCCACGGAATTCTCGCAGTCGCATTCGTTACTCAATACGCGCATTTGAGGGATATCGCCCAACGGGATCCATCTCGTCTCGCGACAGAGTTTGATGATTTTTATCGCGAGTACCTTGCTTCAGGGAGGTACACACGAAATCCCTTCATGGCATCGTACCACACCAATGCGGAGGGTATAAGGGGATTGATCAGGAAGGTTGATGGGCTGTTGAGGGCTCATGATAGTGTCGGGCTTGCTTTGTCCCGGATTGTAGCTTGCGAAGGTTTTCTCGGCGGAGGATTAGCTGGGAAGCTGGGTGATGTATCACCGGAGGTGTATGAGCATTGGGTGGATGTCGTGATGCAGTGTGCTGAGGATGAAGCCTTATTAGGCAACGCGGACCACTTATTGGCTATTGCAGAGAGACGGTAA
- a CDS encoding putative glutathione S transferase — protein MTEQTQQPDYHLIGTHTRYSSWTSRVETVLEYFNIPYSAQIIHLSEVKKISHTGLVPLLECRSLGPNIRLNDSLAICEFLAESNPELNLWPRDRQLRALARSAAAEMHSGFSTLRNNYGTNFIARYTGNVPVSEQAKKEVERLLVIWDNARRTTKARLAELNERDEGFLFGSFSIADAFFWPVLWRFRTYNLPLDTASPDALAWMEKMWNNPTMQRLAHHYYRQAEIPETRIAHYDDIFHDRDDVQYGTFLEGWTFSVAEKRFN, from the exons ATGACCGAACAAACGCAGCAGCCTGACTACCACCTCATTGGAACCCATACGAGATACTCCA GCTGGACATCTCGCGTGGAAACAGTCCTCGAGTACTTCAATATCCCCTACTCAGCCCAGATTATTCACCTATCCGAG GTCAAAAAGATCTCCCACACAGGCCTGGTCCCGTTGCTGGAATGTCGCTCACTTGGCCCAAACATCCGCCTCAATGACTCGCTAGCCATCTGCGAATTCCTGGCCGAGTCCAATCCAGAACTCAATCTCTGGCCGCGCGACCGACAGCTCCGAGCGCTGGCGCGCAGCGCAGCAGCGGAGATGCACTCGGGGTTCTCAACACTGAGAAATAACTACGGTACGAACTTCATTGCCCGGTATACGGGGAATGTGCCCGTGTCCGAgcaggcgaagaaggaggTCGAGCGGCTTCTCGTTATCTGGGATAATGCGAGGCGGACGACCAAGGCTCGTTTGGCTGAATTGAACGAGAGGGACGAGGGGTTCCTGTTTGGTTCGTTTAGTATCGCGGATGCCTTCTTTTGGCCTGTTCTTTGG CGCTTCCGTACCTACAACCTGCCTCTTGATACGGCCAGCCCCGATGCATTGGCCTGGATGGAGAAAATGTGGAACAACCCCACTATGCAGAGACTGGCGCATCACTACTATCGCCAAGCAGAAATACCGGAGACAAGGATCGCCCACTATGATGATATCTTCCATGATCGGGATGATGTACAATACGGCACGTTCTTGGAGGGTTGGACATTCAGCGTTGCTGAGAAGAGGTTTAACTAA
- a CDS encoding amino acid/polyamine transporter I (unnamed protein product), whose translation MRSRRTSGASVCERPLLGARSEELEDSDSKDFSNKRHLGLFSTALLLTNRMIGAAIFSVPSSIFLSVGSVGAALSLWVVGILLTFCGFYIYLELGCLMPRTGGEKVYFDTAYPRPYRLASTLYAFYVVFGFPGMASIVVADNTLLAFNIVPSEIVQRLAAVGIMALVAACLSISREWSVRIVNSLSLLKLATFLLILATAFAIVVGVLPNNVDTGSNFRQPFAGSSTTVYDYTVSLFKVLESFLGWNSAGMVLGEVKNPQRTLKVAGLLGVGSVGILYLLINVSYFIVATPDDISRAGVQLVARLLGNLFGSAASRVTAAMVALSTFGSMISTAFAVTRVIRELALEGIIPAAGILSKMSKSGNPASATSVFMFGPSVVAVLLLPFGDAYAFLLDVNQYFLVMVYGAIVVALFIIRRHVPSAQYPFRVWTWVPYLFLACQVFLLLSPLVSPSGAGDTNLPFWLAPAVSFLVIGLGVMYWRLKSFVAPVGEEPIWTRRDNLQSYRSVAAS comes from the exons ATGCGATCTCGGCGGACGAGTGGCGCAAGCGTTTGTGAGCGCCCGCTTCTGGGGGCAAGATCAGAGGAATTGGAGGATAGCGATAGCAAAGACTTTAGCAATAAACGCCACCTCGGCCTGTTCTCGACGGCCCTACTCCT GACCAACCGCATGATCGGCGCCGCCATTTTCTCCGTaccatcttccatctttctcAGCGTCGGCAGTGTGGGCGCGGCACTTTCGCTATGGGTGGTGGGGATCCTCCTTACCTTCTGCGGGTTTTACATCTACTTGGAGCTGGGGTGTTTGATGCCGCGTACCGGTGGGGAGAAAGTGTACTTTGACACGGCATATCCTCGGCCGTACCGTCTCGCTAGCACGCTTTACGCCTTCTACGTGGTATTTGGATTCCCGG GCATGGCGAGTATAGTAGTCGCAGATAACACCCTCCTGGCCTTCAATATCGTTCCTAGTGAGATTGTGCAGCGATTAGCCGCGGTTGGAATAATGGCCTTGGTCGCAGCATGCCTCTCGATATCCCGTGAATGGAGCGTACGAATTGTCAACTCGTTAAGTTTACTAAAGCTTGCGACTTTCCTGTTGATTCTTGCAACCGCGTTTGCCATTGTCGTGGGAGTGCTCCCAAACAATGTCGATACCGGTTCCAACTTTCGCCAGCCATTCGCTGGTTCTTCGACCACGGTATATGATTATACTGTCTCACTGTTCAAAGTGCTAGAATCTTTCCTAGGGTGGAACAGTGCAGGCATGGTGTTGGGGGAGGTCAAGAACCCACAGAGGACCCTCAAGGTGGCCGGCCTGCTCGGGGTCGGTTCAGTTGGCATACTCTATTTGTTGATCAATGTCTCTTATTTTATCGTTGCTACACCGGATGATATTAGCCGAGCTGGTGTACAGCTCGTCGCCCGTCTACTGGGCAACCTATTCGGGAGCGCAGCCTCGCGTGTCACTGCTGCTATGGTCGCTCTCTCTACCTTTGGCAGTATGATCTCAACGGCATTCGCAGTTACCCGGGTGATCCGGGAGCTCGCACTGGAAGGAATCATTCCTGCGGCTGGCATTCTCTCCAAAATGTCCAAGTCCGGTAACCCAGCCAGCGCGACATCGGTGTTTATGTTCGGACCTTCGGTAGTGGCAGTCTTACTCTTGCCCTTTG GGGATGCCTATGCTTTTCTACTGGATGTGAACCAATATTTTCTAGTGATGGTATACGGTGCTATCGTGGTAGCTCTCTTCATCATTCGACGACACGTCCCATCTGCCCAGTACCCATTCCGCGTGTGGACGTGGGTTCCATATCTCTTTCTGGCTTGCCAAGTGTTCCTACTGCTGTCCCCTCTTGTATCTCCTAGCGGGGCTGGGGATACCAATTTGCCGTTCTGGCTTGCCCCAGCTGTTTCGTTCCTGGTGATCGGACTCGGTGTTATGTACTGGAGACTGAAGTCGTTCGTCGCCCCTGTAGGGGAGGAGCCGATCTGGACTCGTCGCGATAATCTTCAGTCATATCGTTCCGTGGCCGCGTCATAA
- a CDS encoding putative glutathione synthetase: protein MAAISEEYPPEFSDERGLALISDIVDWQINHGSLLKRIDTETQFPDDAPQCYPVGVTVFPTLFPREQFDRACGLQIIYNELYCAMAEDEHWIFETIRDMIPIDPLAAALWGIHEEVKKVGYAQKVSVGIFRSDYMLDAPGMEFPLRPGETFDGSLKQVELNTFSCAGATHANKAVDMHRYLARTNAYDTGDDRQINISLDTLPRNNNIPSLSACLAAAHDAYGPKKSSVATDTAVLFVVQPNNFNIADERPLEYALWDRDPPVPAYRVDYPNDFLQYTTLTESRELLFHPPWLGSKCVEISVAYMRAGYEVHEYDTSGKEARLRIELSTAIKCPSLLAHICTFKRVQCALTSPGALEHFISPAKAALVRPTFVSMYPLDGSEAGFRARRLATDPELSRDYILKPSLEGGGHNIFGEDIPDFLASVPESKWGAYILMERIRSPSVSNVLLSSAGLDSGGVVSELGVFGTCLWRKGTEGRHCEMLLNSVGGWSFKTKHEDVNEMSVVKGYGCFDTPLLF from the coding sequence ATGGCTGCGATAAGTGAGGAATACCCCCCTGAATTCTCCGACGAAAGAGGTCTCGCCCTGATATCCGACATCGTAGACTGGCAGATCAACCATGGCTCACTGCTCAAACGCATTGATACTGAGACTCAGTTCCCCGACGACGCCCCCCAATGCTATCCCGTCGGTGTCACAGTCTTTCCTACATTATTTCCCCGTGAACAATTTGACCGCGCATGTGGACTACAAATTATCTACAATGAACTCTATTGCGCCATGGCTGAGGATGAGCACTGGATCTTCGAGACAATCCGAGACATGATTCCGATTGATCCCCTCGCTGCAGCGCTCTGGGGCATCCATGAGGAGGTGAAAAAAGTCGGATATGCGCAAAAAGTATCGGTCGGCATTTTCCGATCGGATTACATGCTGGACGCACCTGGGATGGAGTTTCCTCTCCGACCAGGAGAGACTTTCGATGGCTCCCTGAAGCAAGTCGAGCTTAACACGTTCTCGTGCGCCGGGGCAACCCATGCGAACAAAGCTGTGGATATGCATCGCTACCTTGCACGCACCAATGCCTATGATACTGGAGATGACCGCCAAATCAACATCTCACTCGATACTCTACCCCgtaacaacaacatcccaTCGCTCTCTGCATGCCTGGCCGCTGCTCATGATGCATACgggccgaagaagagcagtgTGGCCACCGACACCGCCGTTCTATTCGTGGTGCAGCCCAACAATTTCAACATCGCCGACGAGCGCCCTCTCGAATACGCATTATGGGATCGCGACCCACCCGTTCCCGCTTATCGAGTCGACTATCCCAATGATTTCCTCCAATACACGACGTTAACCGAGTCGCGAGAACTCCTGTTCCATCCACCATGGTTAGGGTCGAAGTGCGTTGAGATTTCGGTCGCCTATATGCGCGCCGGATACGAGGTACACGAATACGACACAAGTGGCAAAGAAGCTCGCCTTCGAATCGAGCTGTCTACGGCGATTAAATGTCCTTCACTTTTAGCACACATTTGCACGTTCAAAAGAGTCCAATGCGCTCTTACATCACCGGGTGCGCTGGAACACTTCATATCTCCCGCAAAAGCAGCGCTTGTCCGGCCAACGTTTGTTTCCATGTATCCACTCGACGGCTCTGAGGCTGGATTCCGCGCTCGACGTCTTGCGACCGATCCGGAGCTCTCGCGGGATTATATTTTGAAGCCATCGTTGGAAGGCGGAGGACATAATATCTTCGGGGAGGACATTCCGGATTTTCTGGCTTCTGTTCCCGAGTCTAAGTGGGGCGCCTATATTCTCATGGAACGCATTCGGTCGCCGTCTGTGTCTAATGTCTTGTTATCTTCGGCTGGATTGGACTCGGGGGGTGTTGTCTCGGAATTGGGGGTCTTCGGGACATGTCTTTGGCGGAAGGGCACTGAGGGTCGACACTGTGAGATGCTTCTGAATTCGGTCGGTGGATGGTCCTTCAAGACTAAACATGAAGATGTAAATGAGATGAGTGTTGTGAAGGGATATGGGTGCTTTGATACGCCGCTATTGTTTTGA
- a CDS encoding kinase-like domain-containing protein codes for MYRTCAACGRDLPQSSYTANQFSKGPGVSRCASCVHGHHADTVSAGQTNSGRYNNSNKCSVPNPALKNSFAQGAFRWVAKGSYTSGSRRGQACVVKWFKTGAVFSDDYFTLDIKAVDKALEIVNRFNQLNIINKVVKINVPEIWHFTDDSSDEWVGQRHLCEPFIQNYQKFNSNTGWNDDSKAWGEVMQALSHFSYHISGGNYVLCDLQGGIYQHELVLSDPVILSRTREYGVTDLGPDGISSFFSLHAYNNFYRPNWTQPANPVQRFRPVPGTTMIRRTVRTGYSRPRETRLFV; via the coding sequence ATGTATCGCACATGTGCTGCTTGTGGTCGTGACCTCCCTCAATCATCATACACGGCCAACCAGTTCTCCAAGGGTCCAGGAGTGTCGCGATGTGCGAGCTGCGTCCATGGACACCATGCAGATACCGTATCTGCAGGACAGACTAACAGCGGTAGATACAATAACTCCAACAAATGCTCCGTTCCAAATCCCGCCTTGAAGAATTCCTTTGCTCAAGGTGCTTTTCGCTGGGTGGCCAAGGGGAGCTACACGTCGGGTTCGCGCAGGGGCCAAGCATGTGTTGTTAAGTGGTTCAAAACTGGGGCAGTCTTCTCGGATGATTATTTTACTCTCGATATCAAGGCCGTCGACAAGGCCTTAGAGATCGTCAATAGGTTCAACCAGttgaatatcatcaacaaAGTTGTCAAAATCAACGTACCCGAAATATGGCACTTCACCGACGATAGCAGCGACGAGTGGGTGGGTCAGAGACACCTATGTGAGCCGTTTATCCAAAACTACCAGAAGTTTAATAGCAACACCGGATGGAATGATGACTCCAAGGCATGGGGAGAGGTCATGCAAGCTCTTAGCCATTTTAGCTACCACATCTCGGGCGGGAATTATGTTCTATGTGATCTCCAAGGTGGCATTTACCAACACGAGCTTGTGCTCTCTGACCCCGTCATCCTATCGCGGACCCGCGAGTACGGTGTCACGGATCTTGGTCCCGACGGTATTAGCTCGTTCTTCAGTCTGCACGCTTACAACAACTTCTATCGCCCGAACTGGACTCAGCCCGCTAACCCGGTGCAAAGGTTCCGCCCAGTCCCTGGTACCACTATGATCAGACGCACGGTGCGTACAGGATATTCACGGCCTCGAGAGACAAGGCTTTTTGTGTAG
- a CDS encoding putative translation initiation inhibitor — translation MEVRLLFRIAHFRLLGHQVVIGKAFVRITIQAVHTFIHRLNKVPDSNISKRRPIKLNNGGNIGFDHIYSLIVAVKASGTLSALEPIKHRLGPHSTICLFQNGLGQVETLNEQLFTDPLTRPTYVLGIMRHGVYLSPRAVHTTRAPAPPAFLSQAIRFGSIIFCSGQIGCDPETGRLIEGTIQERTKQILSNISSILLAGGSGLDNIVKCNIYLTDMGDFGPMNEVYTTFFSDPMPARTCVCVKELPLGTDVEIECIAAVKGDQKEDLVMSALL, via the exons ATGGAAGTCCGTCTCCTGTTCCGTATTGCTCATTTCCGCTTGCTGGGCCACCAGGTGGTTATTGGCAAAGCTTTCGTGAGGATCACTATACAGGCTGTCCACACGTTCATCCATCGCTTGAATAAGGTCCCAGACTCGAATATATCCAAGCGTCGGCCGATCAAATTGAATAATGGTGGAAATATCGGTTTCGATCAC ATATACTCTCTGATTGTGGCAGTCAAGGCGTCAGGAACTCTATCTGCCCTTGAACCAATCAAGCATCGACTAGGACCTCATTCTACTATATGCCTTTTCCAAAATGGTCTCGGCCAGGTTGAAACTCTGAACGAGCAGCTGTTCACAGATCCGCTCACGAGACCAACCTATGTACTTGGGATTATGCGCCATGGTGTGTATCTGAG TCCAAGGGCTGTCCATACAACAAGAGCACCGGCACCTCCTGCCTTTCTGTCTCAAGCAATTCGCTTTGGCAGTATCATATTTTGCTCAGGTCAAATAGGCTGCGACCCTGAAACAGGGCGTCTGATAGAAGGGACAATTCAGGAACGAACT AAGCAGATATTGTCAAACATCAGTTCGATTCTCCTAGCTGGAGGGTCAGGCTTGGACAATATTGTGAAGTGCAACATCTACCTCACAGATATGGGGGACTTCGGGCCTATGAATGAAGTATATACAACCTTCTTTTCAGATCCAATGCCG GCCCGGACCTGTGTCTGTGTCAAAGAGCTGCCTCTAGGGACCGATGTCGAGATTGAGTGCATCGCAGCTGTCAAGGGTGACCAGAAGGAAGATCTCGTAATGTCTGCACTCCTATAA
- a CDS encoding putative oxidoreductase ((S)-2-hydroxy-acid oxidase) → MTEKILSISDLEAAASKILPTSVREFYNSGATGQVTVRENSSAFQKYRLLPRVLRDVSRVNTEIPLWGRNITFPLCVSPAGIQAMAHPDGELATSRACAKMNVNMGVSSFSNHSVEDVVAAGMAIGPVHHVMQLYSMKDRKTEEGIIRRAEAAGCKAIFLTADSPVLGVRYNEWRNGFQPSPGLGYPMLNRSPEDIAQQSHDDGFNSFNSDSHSWAKEISWLRSVTNMEIWIKGVLTPEDVELAVEYKCDGVIISNHGGRQLDETPATIDALPACAQAARGRIRIHVDGGIRSGVDIFKALALGAECCWVGRPALWGLAYNGEQGVELMLRILYEDFKRCMQLVGCTSISEIGPANLGVVRSDGPLARL, encoded by the exons ATGACTGAAAAGATCCTTTCAATCTCAGACCTCGAAGCTGCGGCTTCGAAAATATTACCGACGTCGGTGCGCG AGTTCTACAACTCCGGTGCGACAGGCCAAGTTACAGTCCGTGAAAACTCTTCAGCTTTTCAAAAATATCGCCTGTTGCCAAGAGTCCTGAGAGATGTTTCGAGGGTTAACACAGAAATACCTCTTTGGGGGAGAAACATCACTTTTCCTCTCTGCGTGTCCCCAGCTGGCATACAAGCGATGGCCCACCCCGACGGGGAACTGGCGACAAGCAGAGCGTGCGCTAAAATGAACGTTAACATGGGTGTGTCATCTTTCAGCAATCATTCCGTCGAGGATGTTGTCGCGGCGGGCATGGCCATCGGGCCGGTTCATCATGTTATGCAGCTTTATTCTATGAAGGATAGGAAAACGGAAGAGGGCATTATTCGACGGGCTGAAGCAGCTGGCTGCAAGGCCATTTTCCTCACGGCAGATAGCCCCGTACTAGGGGTCCGCTACAATGAATGGAGGAATGGGTTTCAACCGTCTCCCGGGCTAGGGTATCCCATGCTTAATAGGTCTCCTGAAGATATTGCCCAACAATCTCATGATGATGGGTTCAACTCGTTTAATTCAGATTCTCACTCTTGGGCCAAAGAGATCTCATGGTTGCGGAGTGTCACAAATATGGAAATTTGGATCAAGGGAGTACTTACCCCAGAGGATGTGGAACTGGCTGTTGAATATAAATGTGACGGGGTCATCATTAGCAATCATGGGGGGCGTCAATTGGATGAGACACCAGCAACTATCGATGCGCTCCCAGCTTGTGCCCAGGCAGCGAGAGGGCGGATCCGAATCCACGTTGACGGAGGAATTAGATCTGGTGTTGATATTTTCAAGGCATTAGCTCTAGGAGCGGAATGTTGCTGGGTTGGTCGACCTGCACTCTGGGGTTTAGCG TATAACGGCGAACAAGGAGTTGAATTAATGCTCAGGATCCTCTACGAGGATTTCAAAAGATGTATGCAGCTGGTGGGATGTACATCGATATCCGAAATCGGTCCAGCAAACCTCGGGGTCGTCCGGAGTGACGGACCTTTGGCAAGGTTGTAA
- a CDS encoding uncharacterized protein (of unknown function-domain containing protein), translating into MEHAKDEYRLSYLRMDDPPEHQAQRQPLSASDQAVLAQGSGSLGSSWIWEILSCVIAVASLAGIIVVLYMYDGKSMPDWPYGITLNAVISLLTTLMKAAMAFPITEALSQLKWSWFSRGNNLSDLALLDAASRGPFGAALGPALNGENRYLVTVGCLVLVVAAAIAPFVQQVIAINIRPVHSSNSSSIQICNTSMYTDYDEGPGPGQNVVPLSTLASIYTGIFQDQSAGSPSVMTTCPTGNCTFVPYQSLGFCSRCANITDQLTLNKTTLGLSTIETYDYKLPNGFSFSTSQTGMYLMNSTNGLPLLQIDTKNLPLIINFTAISASGYGVPPQVSATECALYFCIDTYEATVKDGKFDERITSSGTSTNLTTSFSLENFSLTPDTCYVNGTRRDDKSECTYPVNAFSRLSMVNSLTPLLNGTGQLYMSNRPYWSTDTAKALYGVQGNFTDISTIFTSLATSLTTHARNQVCKASVKGMTWNVESFVSVRWVWMILPIVLVGLTIIFLLVTMIKTRNQYIWKSSPLALLFSDLAVDGQHSFERNLSLSGMEDVSKKMKVWLEITQAGVKLKGIPR; encoded by the exons ATGGAGCATGCCAAAGATGAATACCGGCTCTCGTATCTCAGAATGGATGACCCACCGGAACACCAAGCACAGCGTCAACCGTTATCGGCATCCGATCAGGCCGTTCTTGCGCAAGGGTCAGGGTCTTTGGGATCGAGTTGGATATGGGAGATTCTGAGCTGTGTGATTGCTGTGGCCTCGCTTGCCGGCATTATCGTGGTGCTGTACATGTACGATGGGAAATCTATGCCGGATTGGCCGTATGGGATCACGTTGAACGCTGTCATCTCTCTTCTAACCACGCTTATGAAGGCCGCCATGGCGTTCCCGATCACTGAGGCCTTGTCTCAACTCAAATGGTCGTGGTTCAGTCGAGGAAATAACTTGAGTGACTTGGCATTGTTAGATGCTGCGAGTCGGGGCCCATTCGGGGCTGCTCTG GGTCCAGCGCTGAACGGAGAAAACAGATATTTGGTGACAGTCGGATGCTTGGTGCTCGTTGTTGCGGCAGCCATCGCCCCGTTCGTCCAGCAAGTGATTGCAATCAATATCCGACCCGTTCACTCTTCTAATTCATCCTCTATTCAAATCTGCAACACCAGCATGTACACCGACTACGACGAGGGACCCGGTCCAGGACAAAACGTAGTGCCACTCTCTACCCTCGCGTCTATATACACGGGAATCTTCCAAGACCAGAGCGCAGGCAGTCCCTCTGTGATGACGACCTGTCCGACCGGGAATTGCACTTTTGTTCCCTACCAATCTCTAGGTTTTTGCAGTCGCTGTGCCAACATCACCGATCAGCTTACGCTGAACAAAACCACCCTAGGGCTCAGTACGATAGAGACCTATGACTATAAGCTACCGAATGGGTTCAGCTTCAGTACGTCACAGACAGGGATGTACCTCATGAACTCAACAAATGGCCTCCCCCTGCTGCAAATCGATACCAAAAACCTGCCTCTCATCATAAATTTCACCGCGATCAGTGCCTCTGGCTACGGAGTACCACCGCAAGTCAGCGCAACTGAATGTGCCTTGTACTTCTGTATTGATACGTATGAAGCAACCGTCAAGGACGGCAAGTTCGACGAGCGAATAACATCCTCCGGCACCTCCACCAATCTAACAACCAGCTTTAGCCTGGAGAACTTTTCCCTAACTCCGGACACCTGCTACGTGAACGGGACGCGGCGCGACGACAAGAGCGAGTGCACATATCCAGTCAATGCATTCAGTCGACTATCGATGGTTAACTCCCTTACGCCACTTCTGAACGGAACAGGACAGTTATACATGTCCAATCGACCATACTGGTCCACAGATACCGCTAAAGCTCTCTATGGCGTCCAAGGCAACTTCACCGATATCAGCACCATCTTCACATCTCTCGCGACTTCGCTCACAACCCATGCCCGGAATCAAGTCTGCAAAGCCTCGGTGAAGGGCATGACCTGGAATGTGGAGTCTTTCGTCAGCGTTCGTTGGGTGTGGATGATTCTCCCTATTGTCCTCGTTGGATTGACGATTATCTTCTTGTTGGTGACCATGATCAAGACCCGGAACCAGTACATTTGGAAATCTTCGCCTTTGGCGCTGTTATTTTCGGATTTGGCTGTCGACGGACAGCATTCTTTCGAGAGGAACCTCAGTCTCAGTGGTATGGAGGATgtgtcgaagaagatgaaggtctGGCTGGAGATCACACAAGCAGGCGTGAAGCTGAAGGGTATTCCCCGATAG